The Nonlabens spongiae genome contains a region encoding:
- a CDS encoding OmpA family protein: protein MKAIRFLLVFILMLASGNSFAQKKLSKADKLFENRAYVQAIEIYKEQRPSRRNLQNLGDSYYYTNKLEQATTTYETLFAKYKKGIKTEYAERYSHALKGLGNYKLADSILNTYTDRKVDTDSLALELEKIVPHNYIVKEVGGSEAGDFGASFYNDTIVFASIRNKSKSNYKWNDEPYLDLYMGQLTEDNELVDIEPFSDEINTKTHESNASFTTNGEIMFFSRTNKKRVDIRGQKIAHVKIWKADLLDGEWKNIEELPFSSDLFSVQHPYLDKNEPKLYFSSNMAGNNDFDLYYVEIDNNGVVSRPVKLNDEINTPYREHFPFIDDDGTLYFASDRPEGFGGLDIYMCRKREDGTFTPPINLGTTVNSGRDDFSYYFSKSYQKGFLSSNRTGQDKLYYLERDENERTFIIKGQIKDAITGENLSGTTVTLLSEDGEVVEQMLIEDENGYSFNVLPNTKYQVEGYKPFYITNTEEIETLDEGVVEFDIELTLESYDAAEDVVVTDQESGYVYVQLENIYFDLDKWDIKPQAARTLDILVDLLNKYPRMEVQLGAHTDSRNSDAYNLRLSQNRADATMDYIISQGIDPSRLTSKGYGEREPLVPCGDNCSEDEYAINRRCEFLILK, encoded by the coding sequence ATGAAGGCGATTCGATTTTTATTGGTTTTTATTTTGATGTTAGCATCGGGAAATTCTTTTGCCCAGAAAAAACTGTCTAAGGCTGATAAACTCTTTGAGAACCGTGCCTATGTGCAAGCCATTGAAATCTATAAGGAACAGCGACCCTCTAGACGAAATCTCCAAAATCTAGGGGATTCCTATTATTATACCAATAAGTTGGAACAGGCCACAACTACTTATGAAACCCTCTTCGCCAAATATAAAAAGGGTATCAAAACGGAGTATGCTGAGCGCTACAGCCATGCGCTCAAAGGCCTGGGAAATTACAAACTGGCAGATAGCATACTTAACACCTATACAGATCGAAAAGTTGATACCGATTCACTTGCTCTCGAGCTGGAAAAAATCGTCCCGCACAATTACATCGTAAAAGAAGTGGGAGGGAGCGAGGCTGGCGATTTCGGTGCGAGTTTCTATAACGATACCATTGTTTTTGCTAGCATTCGTAACAAGAGTAAGTCCAATTACAAATGGAATGATGAACCTTATCTCGATCTTTACATGGGGCAACTCACTGAAGACAACGAGCTTGTGGATATTGAACCATTTTCAGATGAGATCAATACCAAAACCCACGAGAGCAATGCTTCATTTACCACCAATGGTGAAATTATGTTTTTCTCACGTACTAATAAAAAACGCGTGGATATACGTGGACAAAAGATCGCTCACGTTAAAATTTGGAAGGCAGATTTACTGGACGGTGAGTGGAAAAATATTGAAGAGTTGCCTTTTAGTAGCGACTTATTTTCTGTGCAGCATCCTTATCTGGATAAAAACGAGCCTAAGCTGTATTTTTCCAGTAACATGGCTGGCAACAATGATTTTGATCTTTATTATGTAGAAATCGATAATAATGGTGTAGTATCGAGGCCGGTTAAGCTTAATGATGAGATCAATACGCCGTACCGAGAACACTTTCCATTTATTGACGACGACGGCACACTTTATTTTGCCTCTGACCGTCCTGAAGGTTTTGGAGGACTGGATATCTACATGTGTCGCAAGCGGGAAGATGGAACTTTTACACCGCCTATAAACCTTGGAACTACAGTAAATAGCGGTCGCGATGATTTCTCCTACTATTTCAGCAAGAGCTATCAAAAAGGATTTTTGTCATCTAACAGAACCGGTCAGGATAAACTGTACTATCTAGAACGAGATGAAAATGAGCGAACTTTCATCATCAAGGGACAAATCAAAGATGCGATTACTGGTGAAAACCTGAGTGGGACAACTGTTACTTTATTGTCAGAAGATGGTGAAGTGGTGGAGCAAATGCTCATTGAAGATGAAAATGGCTACAGTTTCAATGTTTTACCTAATACCAAATACCAAGTTGAAGGTTACAAACCTTTTTACATCACAAATACTGAAGAAATTGAAACGCTGGACGAGGGCGTAGTTGAATTCGATATAGAATTGACACTTGAATCCTACGACGCTGCAGAAGATGTGGTGGTAACCGATCAGGAAAGCGGTTATGTTTACGTACAATTGGAAAACATCTATTTTGATCTGGATAAATGGGATATTAAACCCCAGGCGGCGCGCACGCTGGATATTCTGGTTGACCTACTGAATAAATACCCGCGCATGGAAGTACAGCTTGGGGCACATACAGACAGCCGAAATTCAGATGCCTACAACTTGAGACTCTCACAAAACCGGGCCGATGCTACCATGGACTACATCATTTCCCAAGGTATTGATCCTTCCAGACTTACCAGCAAGGGTTATGGTGAGCGTGAGCCGCTTGTTCCCTGTGGTGATAATTGTAGCGAGGACGAGTATGCGATCAACAGGCGCTGTGAGTTCTTGATTTTAAAATAA
- a CDS encoding PorP/SprF family type IX secretion system membrane protein, whose protein sequence is MIKYIKYFCFLIVAAIAGKVSAQQDPNYTQYMYNMSVVNPAYALTDNDLIQAGLLYRAQWVGSVGGPTTGTLFGHMSFTDRMQGGVSIVHDEIGDVVQETNFYVDYAYVLPMGKSNALSFGIKAGFTSFSTDFSGFVFSDPLPDPSFAENRSSFFPNVGLGTFFFGDNYYVGLSSPNILQSEHIRDNDGVFSSAQEELHLYLTGGYVFALSENLKLKPAFLANQVMDSPISLDVTANLLFNDKFEIGASYGFENEAAALVNFKVTDYLRIGYAYDYLFSNLGRFNNGSHEVMLLLDLNRTGNGYDKSPRFF, encoded by the coding sequence TTGATTAAGTACATAAAATATTTCTGTTTTTTAATAGTGGCCGCCATCGCAGGAAAGGTTTCTGCTCAGCAGGATCCCAATTATACACAGTATATGTATAACATGAGTGTTGTAAATCCAGCTTATGCGCTGACTGATAATGATCTCATTCAAGCTGGACTGCTATACCGCGCTCAATGGGTAGGTTCCGTAGGTGGTCCCACCACAGGAACTCTATTTGGACATATGTCTTTTACAGACCGTATGCAGGGTGGAGTTTCAATTGTTCACGATGAAATAGGTGACGTGGTTCAAGAAACCAATTTCTATGTTGATTACGCCTATGTGTTGCCAATGGGAAAGTCAAATGCGCTGTCATTTGGTATAAAAGCAGGTTTTACCTCATTCAGCACTGATTTTTCTGGATTTGTCTTCAGTGATCCACTACCAGATCCGTCGTTTGCCGAAAATAGAAGTTCGTTCTTCCCTAATGTGGGGCTAGGTACTTTCTTTTTTGGTGACAACTATTATGTAGGTTTATCATCTCCTAACATTTTGCAATCTGAGCACATAAGAGATAACGATGGTGTTTTTAGTAGTGCTCAAGAAGAATTACACCTTTATCTTACTGGAGGTTACGTTTTCGCTTTAAGCGAAAACCTAAAACTAAAACCAGCATTTCTCGCAAATCAAGTCATGGATTCACCTATCAGCCTGGATGTAACGGCAAACCTTCTCTTTAATGATAAGTTTGAAATAGGTGCCAGCTATGGATTTGAAAATGAAGCCGCAGCGTTGGTCAATTTTAAGGTCACCGACTATTTGCGAATAGGTTATGCCTACGATTACCTGTTTTCTAATTTAGGAAGATTTAATAATGGTTCACATGAGGTGATGTTGTTACTGGATTTGAACCGCACAGGTAATGGGTATGATAAAAGTCCAAGATTTTTCTAA
- a CDS encoding MoxR family ATPase has protein sequence MNREEIRTIGDLKNSGWQSKSIKDELKDNLKENIINHKNSFEGIHGYENTVIPELERAILSKHNINLLGLRGQAKTRLSRLMTGLLDEYIPYVAGSEIHDDPYHPISRTARELIDRHGDDTPIEWLHRDDRFYEKLATPDVTVADLIGDIDPIKAANLKLSYADDRVIHYGMIPRANRCIFVINELPDLQARIQVALFNILQEGDIQIRGFKLRLSLDMQFIFTANPEDYTNRGSIVTPLKDRIGSQILTHYPENIEVAKIITKQEARNDERSKDAVHVPELAMDLLEQISFAARESEYVDEKSGVSARMSITAYENLVSTAERRALMNGDDETTVRFSDFNGIIPAITGKVELVYEGEQEGAAFVARQLIGEATKTLFPNYFPEIKKLQKQDEATPYDKLVEWFFQNDGVELLDELSNSDYQQLIDQVQPLEDLVQKYQPEFSAQDKYFLKEFILWSLVEFDKLSKKRFSEGYQFNDLYSNFIKGI, from the coding sequence ATGAACAGAGAAGAAATCAGAACGATAGGTGACCTTAAAAACAGTGGATGGCAATCAAAATCTATAAAAGATGAACTGAAGGATAACCTCAAGGAAAACATTATAAATCATAAAAATTCCTTTGAAGGCATTCATGGGTATGAAAATACCGTGATCCCTGAACTGGAGCGGGCTATTCTCTCTAAACATAATATCAACTTGCTGGGTTTGCGAGGCCAGGCAAAGACCAGACTCTCCCGCTTGATGACTGGTTTGCTGGATGAATATATACCTTATGTAGCTGGAAGTGAGATACACGATGATCCGTATCATCCTATTTCACGCACCGCCAGAGAATTAATTGATCGACATGGCGATGATACTCCTATTGAATGGCTGCACAGAGACGATCGATTTTATGAAAAACTCGCAACGCCAGATGTCACGGTTGCCGATCTTATAGGAGATATAGACCCGATCAAAGCTGCTAATCTCAAGTTGAGTTATGCAGATGATCGAGTGATCCACTACGGGATGATCCCCAGAGCTAACCGTTGCATTTTTGTGATCAACGAGTTACCAGATCTACAGGCACGTATACAAGTCGCACTTTTCAATATTTTACAAGAAGGAGATATTCAGATTAGAGGGTTCAAGTTGCGGCTTTCGCTGGATATGCAGTTTATTTTTACTGCAAATCCAGAAGATTATACGAACCGCGGGAGCATAGTAACGCCGCTTAAAGACCGTATAGGTTCTCAGATACTGACCCATTATCCAGAAAATATTGAGGTTGCCAAAATCATTACAAAGCAAGAGGCTAGAAACGATGAGCGATCCAAGGACGCAGTTCACGTCCCAGAACTGGCGATGGATCTTTTGGAGCAAATTAGTTTTGCAGCTCGAGAGAGTGAATACGTAGATGAGAAAAGTGGCGTAAGTGCTCGTATGAGCATTACCGCTTACGAGAATCTAGTGAGCACAGCAGAGCGACGCGCCCTCATGAATGGCGATGATGAAACCACCGTAAGATTTTCAGATTTCAACGGAATAATTCCAGCAATTACAGGAAAAGTAGAATTGGTTTATGAAGGAGAGCAGGAGGGAGCTGCTTTTGTTGCTCGACAACTGATTGGTGAGGCGACAAAAACCTTATTTCCCAACTATTTCCCAGAAATTAAAAAACTACAGAAACAAGACGAGGCAACACCTTATGACAAGCTGGTGGAGTGGTTTTTCCAAAACGATGGAGTAGAACTTCTTGATGAATTGAGCAATTCAGATTATCAGCAGTTGATAGATCAAGTCCAGCCTCTAGAAGATTTGGTTCAAAAATACCAACCAGAATTCTCAGCTCAGGATAAATACTTTCTGAAAGAGTTCATTTTGTGGTCTTTGGTTGAATTTGATAAACTCAGCAAAAAACGCTTTTCAGAGGGATATCAATTCAACGATCTGTACAGTAATTTTATCAAGGGGATTTAA